From Marmota flaviventris isolate mMarFla1 chromosome X, mMarFla1.hap1, whole genome shotgun sequence, the proteins below share one genomic window:
- the CXHXorf58 gene encoding uncharacterized protein CXorf58 homolog isoform X5, whose product MSHSSNATDTRIPKSDNQQPRKGHKAHFLNVAKAKRLEISARKIQKSWFTYMDKVIFQLLKHTVCAAEHYVTYEILKKVSPLEAELIKDPSMKCKVRFRFSGERFPPFIVFKIFLHTEGRGYKYFSGKNLLQPSNEAMVDACKIMGKKKFYQQIMEDEHIFQKFKVTDHVDIVTMQDYMQYSSLLDETPASSGGRNNHWRRLNLENIPRTMMIYDIVDYAESGVISNRLQKEMKYLLQRPRTEEMRQHQLKIVSQVRCPSFAIMQPLLQPYQQQSEMKPPGRRSKQARMKVEKMRKAYQMAKNMNASEVTELQKNAASAKKQETIIISTPSFDIVKVNESTSDSELEKEEKELFAWYQDLHIDYSPSC is encoded by the exons ATGAGTCATTCCTCAAATGCAACAGACACCCGTATTCCAAAATCAGATAATCAACAGCCAAGAAAAGGCCACAAAGCACATTTTCTAAATGTTGCAAAGGCAAAACGACT AGAAATTTCAGCTCGGAAAATACAGAAATCTTGGTTCACTTATATGGACAAAGTAATATTTCAACTCCTAAAACATACAGTTTGTGCAGcg GAACATTATGTGACATATGAAATTCTGAAGAAAGTGAGCCCCTTAGAGGCTGAACTTATTAAAGATCCTAGCATGAAGTGTAAAGTCAGATTCAG ATTTAGTGGTGAAAGGTTTCCACCTTTTAtcgtttttaaaatttttctgcatACTGAAGGTCGTGGTTACAAGTATTTCAGTGGAAAAAATTTATTACAGCCATCAAATGAG GCAATGGTTGATGCTTGCAAGATAatggggaaaaagaaattttatcaaCAAATTATGGAAGATGAACATATTTTCCAGAAGTTCAAAGTAACTGATCATGTAGATATTGTGACCATGCAAGATTACATGCAG TATTCCAGTCTCCTGGATGAGACCCCTGCGTCATCTGGTGGCAGGAATAACCACTGGCGAAGATTAAACCTCGAAAACATTCCCAGGACAATGATGATATATGACATAGTTGATTATGCAGAGTCTGGAGTAATCTCAAACCgtttacaaaaagaaatgaagtatctGTTACAGAGACCACGGACAGAAGAGATGCGTCAGCACCAGCTAAAGATTGTTTCTCAAGTTAG GTGTCCATCCTTTGCAATTATGCAGCCTTTATTACAGCCCTACCAGCAGCAAAGTGAAATGAAACCTCCAGGTCGTCGATCCAAGCAAGCTCGAATGAAAgttgaaaaaatgagaaaagcttATCAGATGGCTAAAAACATGAATGCTTCTGAGGTGACC GAACTGCAAAAGAATGCAGCAAGTGCAAAGAAACAAGAGACAATCATCATCTCTACCCCTTCTTTTGACATTGTGAAAGTTAATGAATCTACATCAGATAGTgaattggaaaaagaagaaaaggaattatTTGCCTGGTATCAAGACTTGCATATTGATTATTCTCCCTCATGTTGA